Proteins from a genomic interval of Canis lupus familiaris isolate Mischka breed German Shepherd chromosome 33, alternate assembly UU_Cfam_GSD_1.0, whole genome shotgun sequence:
- the CSTA gene encoding cystatin-A gives MMPGGLTEAKPATPEVQEIANEVKPQLEEKTNETYQEFEAVEYKTQVVAGINYYIKVRVGDNSYIHLKIFKGLPGQNPTLTLTGYQTDKSKDDELTGF, from the exons ATGATGCCTGGAGGCTTAACTGAAGCCAAACCTGCCACTCCAGAAGTCCAGGAGATTGCTAATGAG gTTAAACCTCAgcttgaagaaaaaacaaatgagactTACCAAGAATTTGAAGCCGTAGAGTATAAAACTCAAGTGGTGGCTGGAATAAATTACTACATTAAG gtGCGGGTAGGTGATAATAGTTATATTCACCTAAAAATATTCAAAGGCCTTCCTGGACAAAATCCAACTTTGACACTTACTGGTTACCAGACTGACAAAAGCAAGGATGATGAGCTCACAGGCTTTTAG